In one Diabrotica virgifera virgifera chromosome 5, PGI_DIABVI_V3a genomic region, the following are encoded:
- the LOC126884997 gene encoding keratinocyte proline-rich protein-like, whose product MVRALHILATLLALKLSYGNPQPGYPIDPHFPPEDCEPYPVHCPYPIPEPVCEIPVIPPPHYPHPIPDCDYPYPGYPHGPINPGPLPPHLPLPPHLPIPEPCVGLPGAWPNEWPCYFPCGWPDDWPCDFPLGLPNNWPIDFPHGLPHDWPNHFPHGWLPDNLPHGYPNAWPCDWPENWRDYWPDCWPNYWNDCKIPIPLPHGHGYPHGPYPGPGPYPCPGPL is encoded by the exons ATGGTCCGGGCGTTGCATATTCTTGCAACGTTGCTTGCTCTAAAACTCAG ttatgGAAATCCCCAACCTGGATATCCTATTGATCCTCATTTCCCACCTGAAGATTGTGAACCGTATCCAGTACACTGTCCTTACCCAATACCTGAACCAGTATGTGAAATTCCGGTAATACCACCACCACACTACCCTCATCCAATACCTGATTGTGACTATCCGTATCCTGGATATCCTCATGGCCCCATAAATCCTGGTCCATTACCACCACATCTACCACTTCCTCCTCATCTTCCAATTCCTGAACCATGTGTTGGTCTACCAGGTGCCTGGCCAAATGAATGGCCATGTTATTTCCCATGTGGTTGGCCAGATGATTGGCCTTGCGATTTTCCACTTGGTTTGCCCAATAACTGGCCTATTGATTTTCCACACGGATTACCACATGACTGGCCTAATCACTTCCCACATGGTTGGCTACCAGATAATTTACCACATGGATATCCCAATGCTTGGCCCTGTGACTGGCCTGAAAACTGGAGGGATTACTGGCCTGATTGCTGGCCTAATTACTGGAATGATTGTAAAATTCCAATACCATTACCACATGGACATGGATATCCACACGGACCATACCCAGGACCAGGACCATACCCATGCCCAGGTCCCTTATGA